Proteins co-encoded in one Fusarium musae strain F31 chromosome 3, whole genome shotgun sequence genomic window:
- a CDS encoding hypothetical protein (BUSCO:EOG092626EQ), protein MSSEDKYETLEKIGHGSFGIIRKVRRRTDGFIMCRKEISYLRMSQKEREQLHAEFQILSHLRHPNIVAYYHREHLKVSQDLHLYMEYCGNGDLGRVIKDLALKGQRAQESFVWSIFSQLVMALYRCHYGVDPPEVGANVLGLTQGNAAGGPKVPAGTMTILHRDLKPENVFLGEDNSVKLGDFGLSKMIKSHDFASTYVGTPFYMSPEICAAEKYTLKSDIWSLGCIIYELCAREPPFNAKTHFQLVQKIKEGKFPALPDVYSPELYQVIKDCLRVNPDRRPDTSELLNLPVVKLMRKEKEVVDLNKSLRLREDALRKKERDLNERLANLEREKDVIRDELDSSLRREWEVKARLEIDRLANAEIEQLQSRFEAEVQARVEAELQKKAVTFSGSRPESREDEYASSMGKSDYKSDYPHSSIGGSEVEFPSTTDLTEYSIDSPEAPRETKKTARTPFSRAQTMFVGNPAGTPMDIEMNSPSPIAIASLSLSPRRNGNTKAPTTANANIFTANANRNSADSRWDHPRDTLSDSEDEDVVPSPTRNIKSSKNPFTSKTRPVLTSQKSCPMNRLKTQPSTSGFVSKQMPPPEAPRSPTRRLSKIPSAANLQSEANSQGLTRASSLNNKKNSSSTDDVLGKVAAKNNIRGRTLVELQQARAGGRPMSAIVMPSTGENVSPKRAFRDRIGIERKSSGDEPVAVWDPERDEMPSPFLVRQRRIARV, encoded by the exons atgtcttccGAGGACAAGTACGAAACGCTGGAGAAGATTG GCCATGGCTCCTTTGGTATTATCCGCAAGGTCCGTCGCAGGACAGACGGCTTCATCATGTGCCGCAAAGAAATCTCATATCTACGCATGTCCCAGAAGGAGCGCGAACAACTTCACGCCGAGTTCCAGATCCTATCGCATCTGCGCCACCCAAACATTGTCGCCTATTACCATCGTGAACACCTCAAAGTTAGCCAGGACTTGCATCTTTACATGGAGTACTGCGGGAATGGCGATCTCGGCCGCGTTATCAAGGACCTCGCGCTAAAGGGCCAGCGAGCTCAGGAAAGCTTCGTCTGGAGTATCTTCAGTCAGCTCGTCATGGCGCTTTACCGATGTCACTACGGTGTTGATCCTCCAGAGGTTGGCGCCAACGTGCTGGGGTTGACACAGGGAAACGCTGCTGGCGGACCCAAGGTTCCTGCTGGAACAATGACTATTCTACACCGAGATTTGAAACCTGAGAATG TCTTCCTTGGCGAGGACAACTCTGTCAAGCTTGGAGACTTCGGTCTatccaagatgatcaagtcCCACGACTTCGCCTCTACCTATGTCGGTACCCCCTTCTACATGTCTCCCGAGATCTGTGCCGCAGAGAAGTACACACTAAAGTCAGATATCTGGTCTTTGGGCTGCATCATCTACGAGCTCTGCGCTCGCGAGCCACCCTTTAACGCAAAGACACATTTCCAGCTTGTGCAGAAGATTAAGGAGGGCAAGTTCCCTGCCTTGCCCGACGTTTATTCTCCCGAGCTTTATCAGGTTATCAAGGACTGCCTCCGTGTGAACCCTGATCGAAGACCTGATACTTCTGAGCTCCTGAACCTGCCAGTGGTCAAGCTTATgaggaaggagaaggaggttgTCGACCTGAACAAATCTCTCCGCCTCAGAGAGGATGCTTTACGTAAGAAGGAAAGGGACCTCAATGAGAGACTTGCCAATctggagagagagaaggacGTTATCCGAGACGAGCTGGACTCTTCGCTACGGAGAGAGTGGGAGGTTAAAGCGCGTCTCGAGATTGACCGTCTTGCCAACGCAGAGATCGAGCAGCTCCAAAGTCGCTTCGAAGCCGAGGTTCAGGCACGCGTCGAAGCTGAACTGCAAAAGAAAGCAGTAACATTTTCCGGCTCAAGACCTGAGAGTCGAGAGGATGAGTATGCCTCATCGATGGGCAAGTCGGATTACAAGTCTGACTATCCCCACTCTTCCATTGGTGGCAGCGAGGTTGAGTTCCCCTCGACAACAGATCTCACTGAGTACTCCATCGATAGCCCCGAGGCGCCTCGAGAGACTAAGAAGACAGCTCGCACGCCTTTCAGCCGTGCGCAGACCATGTTCGTCGGTAACCCCGCTGGTACACCAATGGATATCGAGATGAACTCACCCAGCCCCATCGCTATCGCGTCGctatctctttctcctcgtcGCAATGGCAACACCAAGGCTCCTACCACTGCCAACGCAAACATCTTTACCGCCAACGCCAATCGAAACTCTGCCGATTCCCGATGGGATCATCCTCGTGATACCTTGTCTGattctgaagatgaagacgttgTCCCATCGCCGACACGAAACATCAAATCTTCGAAGAATCCCTTCACCTCCAAGACACGACCTGTCCTCACTTCTCAGAAGTCGTGCCCCATGAACCGCCTCAAGACCCAACCATCAACCTCGGGCTTCGTGTCTAAGCAGATGCCTCCACCTGAGGCTCCGAGGTCGCCCACTCGCCGTCTCAGCAAGATTCCCTCAGCAGCAAACCTCCAGTCCGAGGCCAACAGCCAGGGCTTGACGCGCGCCTCATCACTCAataacaagaagaacagcagcagcaccgaTGATGTTTTGGGCAAGGTTGCTGCTAAGAATAACATTCGAGGCCGAACCCTCGTCGAGCTTCAGCAGGCTCGCGCAGGCGGTCGTCCCATGAGCGCCATCGTGATGCCCAGCACAGGGGAGAACGTCAGCCCCAAGAGGGCATTCCGAGACCGCATCGGAATCGAGCGCAAGTCAAGTGGTGACGAGCCCGTCGCTGTCTGGGATCCGGAACGAGACGAAATGCCTAGTCCTTTCCTGGTCCGACAGCGACGGATCGCCCGGGTGTAG
- a CDS encoding hypothetical protein (BUSCO:EOG09260289): MTTLAMPQEPAPVNHSLLDIDDETESTEDGSVLEFFVIKQEVNLEVNFRDKRIDGTTDIFLVVFNDKIEDIVLDAADCEIDTENVFIADVKESNGDIVESHRRRTTVTYNDPYAKLTHPKSWSLRADHHDIRRKRAQSIFRSRKNDVPAENREFEGCTPVYRSLKVNLRGKAEPDRPRLIIRKSMIGLDANERSNKQYRITIPFSHTNPRDGIQFVGVDPLDNRFTHMYTRSSIHPGTASCIFPCIDDHGSRCDWRISIKYPRTLGDALQQALATQQNGSNPDKMQIDGQERIHNLAEEDKLREMSVVCSGFLMEETVDPDDDHKKIMAFEPEKKVSVQKLGFAVGPFEHIDLSSEFRTEEDEVKLGMNALKVHAYCLPHRADWVRNTAAAITMAADFFTFTFARYPFGNFKLCFLDDMIQDTVALYSMAFVSNRLLFPDDIIDTEIDVTRKMVQTLAYQWIGINMIPNTRNDLWLIVGIAHFMTDLFMKKICGNNEYRFRMKTLSDKLVQMDIERPSLYDLGPYLHLGEFEMDFMTLKAPVVFFILDKRLIKASGGHGLTRILSKLLTKVQIESSDRATILETEKFRTTCEKGAKYRLESFWSQWVYGSGCPRFDVKAKFNKKRLCVELTLNQIQFQTAKKPPLDKNDFLRVVKERRSGVKPGEVQPLFTGPMTVRIHEADGTPYEHILEIREDATRSTKFEIPYNTKYKRLKRTRRMKEKQNVGASMDAENMDDALLYCLGDVLQTPDEQAQWELIDWDPETERKMDQESYEWIRVDADFEWSCDMKRTLEPYMYVSQLQQDRDVVAQQDAMLYLTHGPLHPIASGFLTRTLVDRRYFHGIRTMAAEALPRQANIKDLSMLGLRQLMKAFSEMFCHKGTNQPKPNDFSDKKQYNVQCAIIKAIAQVRDAHTYKCPLEARQFILDQLLFNNNEDNPYSDHFYIATLVEALATSLIPSKQDEWFAMQNKIPNEDEKQFLERAIEQIERVLRRDEWTHSYQNVWTIAGLSAKQRLMKAEVIPKRYIDFGQYLLDGTRDLIRIKAFEALIDLGAMLDPTVFSLLTYSLITDRSPYVRNKLIEASASGLAAIAFGEHAKVVKNDPRPEDEGDLLLVQDSAQEIEARKEMFARKENLDAALKALRREMDETYGGDERHYSTAMRKALDHPSLGRGEMESMLDLAAMMFEEAGDWVITLPLPKAWKVERPVQQLSNRLMVKFKAHYRTTPREPIVQAPPPPPPAPPAPIIEQKRPAPLQKTSSIKINTHKTASAQRPSVPPPQRPSASASPVVQSPKPTLPKQERDTIVASPGLSRQASATSSSGFKPSWPPEPSSASSSKRPRPEKDEQPTPAPKRAKVDKPFDSGIPKKKKSKIITLRVAPNRLAPLLRKEKKPNGNGRVSLPSGAPRDGPAPSLNSRSDSITAKPARKPLPGDAARRPLPGGPASSPHPAPERKVSLNTDSNSTPKPKSASPAMSTPPPSAAPTQRPKIKIIRKPPPPPAP, encoded by the exons ATGACTACACTCGCCATGCCGCAGGAGCCTGCGCCTGTGAATCACTCTCTACTCGACATAGACGACGAAACGGAATCTACAGAAGATGGATCAGTGCTCGAGTTCTTCGTCATTAAGCAAGAGGTCAATCTCGAGGTGAATTTTCGCGATAAGCGCATTGATGGAACGACCGACATTTTTCTTGTCGTATTCAACGATAAGATCGAGGACATAGTGTTGGACGCTGCAGATTGCGAAATCGATACCGAGAACGTTTTCATCGCTGATGTTAAGGAGTCAAACGGTGATATCGTCGAGAGTCATAGAAGGAGAACAACAGTAACCTACAATGATCCATATGCCAAGCTCACTCACCCAAAGAGTTGGAGTTTGAGGGCCGATCACCATGATATTCGCCGCAAGCGTGCACAGTCGATATTCCGCAGCCGCAAGAACGATGTCCCCGCCGAGAATAGAGAGTTCGAGGGGTGCACACCGGTCTATCGATCGCTGAAGGTGAACCTACGAGGTAAGGCCGAGCCGGATCGCCCAAGGCTCATTATCAGGAAGTCTATGATAGGTCTTGATGCGAACGAGCGATCCAACAAGCAGTACAGAATCACCATCCCATTTTCCCATACAAACCCCCGGGATGGGATACAGTTTGTCGGCGTCGATCCCCTGGACAACCGGTTTACACACATGTACACACGAAGCTCGATACATCCTGGGACTGCTTCGTGCATTTTCCCTTGTATTGATGACCACGGATCACGTTGCGACTGGAGGATATCAATCAAGTACCCCCGTACCTTGGGCGATGCTCTGCAACAAGCGCTGGCTACACAACAGAACGGTAGTAACCCCGACAAGATGCAGATTGATGGCCAGGAGCGAATTCATAACCTTGCTGAGGAAGATAAACTTCGTGAGATGTCGGTTGTCTGCTCAGGTTTTCTTATGGAAGAGACCGTAGATCCAGACGATGATCACAAAAAGATAATGGCCTTCGAgcctgagaagaaggtgTCCGTACAGAAGCTTGGTTTTGCAGTGGGCCCGTTTGAGCATATTGATCTTTCATCCGAGTTCAGAACggaagaggacgaggtcAAACTGGGTATGAATGCGCTCAAGGTTCACGCATACTGCCTACCACACCGTGCCGACTGGGTAAGGAatacagcagcagcgatCACTATGGCAGCTGATTTCTTTACATTCACGTTTGCTCGATATCCGTTCGGCAATTTCAAGCTCTGCTtccttgatgatatgattCAGGACACTGTGGCCCTTTACTCCATGGCTTTCGTCAGCAATCGATTACTTTTCCCAGATGACATTATTGATACCGAGATCGATGTCACAAGAAAGATGGTTCAAACATTGGCGTACCAGTGGATAGGCATCAACATGATACCAAACACAAGAAATGATCTATGGCTTATCGTCGGCATCGCGCATTTCATGACAGATCTCTTCATGAAGAAAATTTGCGGAAACAATGAGTACAGATTTCGGATGAAGACACTCTCCGACAAGCTTGTTCAGATGGACATCGAACGGCCTTCTCTTTACGATCTCGGCCCTTACCTGCATTTGGGAGAGTTCGAGATGGACTTTATGACTTTGAAAGCTCCCGTGGTTTTCTTCATCCTGGATAAACGACTCATTAAGGCTTCAGGAGGACACGGATTGACACGCATTCTCTCTAAACTGTTGACCAAGGTTCAGATTGAATCTTCTGACAGGGCTACTATCCTTGAAACAGAGAAATTCCGAACGACTTGTGAGAAGGGGGCAAAGTATCGGCTTGAGAGTTTTTGGAGCCAGTGGGTCTACGGTTCAGGATGCCCGCGATTTGATGTCAAGGCGAAattcaacaagaagaggctcTGTGTTGAGCTTACACTAAACCAGATTCAATTCCAGACAGCCAAGAAGCCACCGCTAGACAAGAATGATTTCCTACGTGTTGTCAAGGAGCGCCGCTCTGGTGTTAAGCCAGGCGAAGTACAGCCTCTGTTCACTGGACCGATGACGGTACGAATCCATGAAGCGGATGGAACACCTTACGAGCATATTCTGGAAATCCGCGAAGATGCCACAAGGTCTACCAAATTCGAGATTCCATACAATACCAAGTATAAGCGGCTCAAGCGCACACGCCGCATGAAGGAAAAGCAAAACGTTGGTGCCAGTATGGATGCGGAGAATATGGATGATGCGCTCCTCTACTGCTTAGGCGATGTTCTACAGACGCCAGACGAGCAGGCGCAATGGGAGTTGATTGATTGGGATCCCGAAACTGAACGAAAGATGGACCAGGAGTCCTACGAATGGATACGTGTAGATGCCGACTTCGAGTGGTCTTGCGATATGAAGCGGACTCTTGAGCCGTACATGTACGTGTCACAACTGCAGCAAGATAGAGATGTCGTTGCTCAGCAGGATGCTATGCTTTACCTGACCCATGGTCCTTTGCACCCCATCGCATCAGGGTTTCTTACCAGAACGCTTGTGGACCGCCGCTACTTTCATGGTATTCGAACTATGGCTGCTGAAGCTCTGCCACGGCAGGCCAACATCAAGGATCTATCAATGCTTGGCCTTCGACAACTGATGAAGGCTTTCAGCGAGATGTTCTGCCACAAAGGTACGAACCAACCAAAGCCGAATGACTTTTCCGACAAGAAGCAATACAATGTTCAGTGTGCTATTATCAAAGCCATCGCTCAAGTGAGAGATGCCCATACTTACAAATGCCCCCTTGAAGCTCGCCAGTTCATTTTGGACCAACTTCTCTTCAATAACAATGAGGACAACCCGTATTCTGACCACTTCTACATCGCTACTCTTGTGGAGGCTCTTGCTACGTCTCTCATCCCTTCCAAACAGGATGAATGGTTTGCGATGCAGAACAAAATTCCtaatgaggatgagaagcagTTCCTCGAAAGGGCCATAGAGCAAATCGAGAGAGTTTTGCGGCGAGATGAGTGGACCCATTCATACCAGAACGTTTGGACTATTGCCGGTCTTAGTGCCAAACAACGATTGATGAAGGCGGAAGTGATCCCGAAGAGGTACATTGATTTCGGGCAGTATCTGTTGGACGGAACGAGAGATCTGATTCGGATCAAGGCCTTCGAGGCTCTGATTGACCTGGGGGCTATGTTGGATCCGACAGTGTTCTCATTATTGACATACTCACTCATCACCGACCGGTCACCGTACGTGCGGAACAAACTCATCGAGGCGTCTGCCTCTGGGCTCGCAGCCATTGCTTTCGGAGAGCATGCCAAGGTTGTTAAGAATGACCCTCGGccggaagatgaaggagacctTCTACTTGTGCAAGATAGTGCCCAGGAGATTGAGGCGAGAAAAGAAATGTTTGCCAGAAAAGAGAATCTGGATGCAGCACTCAAGGCTTTACGAAGAGAAATGGATGAAACCTACGGAGGCGACGAACGACACTACAGCACTGCGATGCGTAAGGCGCTGGATCATCCGAGTCTCGGTCGTGGTGAGATGGAAAGCATGCTAGATTTGGCGGCGATGATGTTTGAGGAGGCTGGCGATTGGGTCATTACGCTCCCCTTACCAAAGGCTTGGAAGGTTGAGAGGCCTGTGCAGCAGCTCTCTAATCGA TTGATGGTGAAATTCAAAGCTCATTACAGGACGACACCCCGGGAGCCAATCGTACAAGcacctccgcctccgcctcccgCTCCGCCTGCCCCCATCATTGAGCAGAAGCGACCTGCGCCTTTGCAGAAAACATCTTCtatcaagatcaacaccCACAAGACGGCTTCTGCCCAACGCCCGAGTGTCCCTCCACCTCAACGACCCAGCGCCAGTGCTTCTCCCGTTGTTCAAAGCCCAAAGCCCACTCTACCAAAGCAAGAAAGAGACACCATTGTTGCATCACCAGGTCTATCTCGGCAAGCAAGTGCTACCTCTTCATCAGGATTCAAACCATCTTGGCCCCCTGAACCCTCATCTGCTTCCAGTAGCAAGCGCCCTCGACCCGAGAAGGATGAACAGCCTACTCCGGCACCCAAACGCGCAAAGGTTGATAAGCCATTCGATTCGGGTatccccaagaagaagaagagcaagatcatCACCTTGAGGGTTGCTCCAAACCGCCTCGCTCCTTTactgagaaaagaaaagaagccaaACGGGAATGGCCGGGTATCTCTCCCTTCAGGGGCGCCAAGAGATGGCCCTGCCCCTTCTCTGAACTCAAGATCAGATTCCATCACGGCCAAGCCCGCCAGAAAGCCCCTTCCTGGAGACGCGGCGCGAAGGCCTTTGCCTGGAGGCCCGGCATCATCGCCGCATCCTGCGCCAGAGAGAAAGGTCTCGCTAAATACCGATTCGAACTCTACACCGAAGCCCAAGTCTGCGAGTCCTGCTATGAGCACACCCCCTCCTTCAGCAGCGCCTACTCAGCGGCCCAAAATCAAGATCATTCGaaagccaccaccaccaccagcccCTTAA
- a CDS encoding hypothetical protein (EggNog:ENOG41), with translation MKLEGTPRQSPLGPTAQHRTDSKFSAGSSTSSSASTTNGDLHFTTKKRDYMSSLVPPSPQQFERIAIVQQQREQETKRRDRERRRWSRETQRQRLRAVSMSTVSQDDKAQAQAARTIQKTFRGYRARREMQGFGLDASTRWVTAIREAQFRHATLPRPKTEADNEAFDKSKADGFAKHKSASAREKWKKASAIARRAGHDDLLSDSESSESSSDEDASPEERAAARARREKATAARKHEARMMGIRYFLEMVDQKHRYGSNLCRYHEVWKRADTAENFFYWLDYGEGRNVEVDGCPRDRLEREQVRYLSREERQYYLVEVDSEGRLCWAKNGQRIDTTEQFKDSIHGVVPVNDSTPAFNAAAQPEDARSLETVSSSSSDSSLESRREADRAAKYATPDFDNSQGMNKVSQISASTIFNKLMRKSVRKNTWIFVADTSFRMYVGIKDSGAFQHSSFLQGSRISSAGLIKIKNGRLSSLSPLSGHYRPPAANFRAFVASLRQSEVDMSHVSISKSYVVLIGLETYIKTKRKGKDFAQRVGHRKDKIIAPEEAARREEEAKDKSESAAKEREVLQREEAAKQEGRPVKKVLKKLGIKPTKEEKQAAKREKKEDVEKMRV, from the coding sequence ATGAAACTGGAGGGGACCCCGCGACAATCGCCGTTGGGCCCAACAGCACAACACCGTACCGATTCCAAATTCTCAGCCGGCAGCTCTACGTCATCTTCTGCTTCTACCACTAACGGCGACTTACACTTTACCACTAAGAAAAGAGATTACATGAGTTCTCTGGTACCCCCTTCACCACAGCAATTCGAACGAATTGCGATTGTTCAACAGCAACGCGAACAAGAAACAAAGCGCAGAGATCGCGAGCGAAGGCGCTGGTCGCGCGAAACCCAGCGTCAGCGCCTTAGAGCCGTCAGTATGTCGACGGTCAGTCAGGACGACAAGGCGCAGGCGCAAGCTGCGCGCACTATACAGAAAACGTTCAGAGGGTATCGCGCAAGAAGAGAGATGCAAGGGTTTGGTTTGGACGCAAGTACAAGATGGGTTACTGCAATTCGAGAAGCTCAGTTTCGACATGCGACATTGCCACGACCGAAAACAGAAGCTGATAACGAAGCTTTTGATAAGTCAAAAGCGGACGGTTTTGCGAAACACAAGTCGGCCAGTGCACgagagaaatggaagaaggCAAGCGCCATTGCTCGACGAGCGGGTCATGATGATCTTTTGTCAGATTCTGAATCTTCTGAATCGTCTTCCGATGAAGATGCCTCCCCCGAAGAACGAGCTGCTGCGCGAGCGCGACGTGAGAAAGCTACTGCTGCGCGGAAACATGAGGCGCGCATGATGGGAATTCGATACTTCCTCGAGATGGTCGACCAGAAGCACCGTTACGGAAGCAATCTTTGCCGTTACCACGAAGTTTGGAAGCGAGCAGATACAGCCGAGAACTTCTTCTACTGGCTTGACTATGGTGAAGGCCGCAacgttgaggttgatggttGTCCACGCGATCGACTTGAGCGGGAACAAGTTCGATATTTGTCCCGTGAAGAGCGCCAGTACTAccttgttgaagttgatagTGAAGGCCGACTCTGTTGGGCAAAGAATGGCCAGCGCATTGATACCACAGAACAGTTCAAGGACAGCATACATGGTGTTGTGCCTGTGAACGATTCCACGCCAGCTTTCAACGCCGCAGCCCAGCCCGAGGATGCACGATCCCTCGAAACCGTTAGCAGTTCCAGCTCCGATTCTTCCCTCGAGTCACGACGAGAGGCAGACCGGGCTGCCAAGTATGCGACCCCTGACTTTGACAACAGTCAGGGTATGAACAAAGTGTCACAGATTTCGGCGTCCACAATCTTCAACAAGTTAATGCGCAAATCTGTCCGGAAGAATACATGGATCTTCGTTGCAGACACAAGCTTTCGCATGTATGTGGGCATCAAAGATTCAGGGGCATTTCAACACTCGTCTTTCCTCCAGGGTTCACGTATCTCGTCGGCAGGCTTGATCAAAATAAAGAATGGTCGGTTATCATCCCTCTCACCATTGAGTGGACACTATCGCCCGCCCGCTGCAAACTTCCGCGCTTTTGTTGCGAGCTTGCGGCAGTCAGAGGTTGATATGAGCCACGTCTCGATCTCGAAGTCCTATGTGGTGTTGATAGGGCTAGAAACATATATTAAGACGAAGCGTAAGGGCAAGGACTTTGCTCAGCGTGTGGGACACAGGAAAGATAAGATAATAGCCCCAGAGGAGGCGGCGCGTAgggaagaggaagccaaggacaAGAGTGAAAGTGCCGCGAAGGAGAGGGAAGTCTTACAACGAGAAGAGGCAGCGAAGCAAGAGGGAAGACCAGTAAAGAAggtcttgaagaagcttggcatTAAACCAACAAAGGAGGAGAAACAGGCGGccaagagggagaagaaggaggatgtCGAGAAGATGCGCGTATAG
- a CDS encoding hypothetical protein (EggNog:ENOG41), with translation MSTESVLPAGAITLRDNEASEFDDRNSACWAKSVEIVSYTIVNGSATNIGAFVVWNIRVEALNQWCADLKTAVD, from the exons ATGTCGACCGAATCCGTTCTTCCTGCTGGTGCTATAACCCTACGTGACAACGAAGCGAGCGAATTCGATGACCGCAACAGCGCCTGCTGGGCCAAGAGTGTTGAGATTGTCAGTTATACCATTGTCAACGGCAGTGCAACAAATATCGGGGCCTTTGTGGTGTGGAATATCCGTGTCGAGGCTCTCAAT CAGTGGTGTGCTGATCTGAAGACGGCTGTTGACTGA
- a CDS encoding hypothetical protein (EggNog:ENOG41): protein MPSLRTTVLAVAASAVAVVNADYVIDPESVPLSQRRVWCQNEIETCPMICGQTSKGDTKVNECDPKTLTYGCICGDGKQPNVSEYSLTLPFYVCQEWGNQCVEDCKGSASCASDCRQNHPCGASNPKKYNTTSTATDTAAVKATASATDDPNVVYTGTPGGDDDDDSDSDSSTTKTNGAAVIEAGRTWGLTIVLSTIFAGFAML from the exons ATGCCTTCTCTCCGAACAACCGTTTTGGCCGTTGCTGCCTCAGCCGTTGCCGTTGTCAACGCCGACTATGTTATTGACCCCGAGAGTGTACCCCTGTCTCAACGCC GTGTTTGGTGCCAGAACGAAATAGAAACCTGCCCTATGATTTGCGGGCAGACTAGCAAGGGAGACACCAAGGTCAACGAGTGTGATCCT AAAACCCTTACATACGGTTGCATCTGCGGCGACGGCAAGCAGCCCAACGTGTCTGAATACTCCCTGACCCTGCCATTCTACGTCTGCCAGGAATGGGGTAACCAGTGTGTCGAGGACTGCAAGGGAAGTGCCTCCTGCGCTTCCGACTGCCGACAGAACCACCCATGCGGTGCCAGCAACCCCAAGAAGTACAACACCACTTCCACAGCTACCGACACAGCTGCCGTCAAAGCGACAGCCAGCGCTACTGACGACCCCAATGTTGTCTACACTGGCACCCCAGGaggcgacgacgatgatgactccGACTCAGATagctcaacaacaaagaccAACGGCGCCGCCGTCATCGAGGCTGGGCGTACATGGGGCCTGACTATCGTTCTGAGCACCATCTTCGCTGGGTTCGCCATGCTCTGA
- a CDS encoding hypothetical protein (EggNog:ENOG41), with protein MTASETLPLYNPTATDPDGTNMAPNTKKNVAECISDDALVHFKSYKYSSVDLSPVSKYVLGPFWNASVNLLPLWIAPNMVTLLGFCFILINVAFCAIWMPDLVGPAPSWLYFSFAFGLFMYQTMDNLDGKQARRTGTSSGLGELFDHGIDSLNCTLASLLETAAMGLGTSPAGIITALCPCLPMFFSTWETYHTHTLYLGVINGPTEGILIACAIMIMSGIWGPGIWTIPLANGIKDTLPGLAELLGETTFRDIWIGLIIGSLVFTQIPFCVLNVTKARKSRGEPILPVFFEWIPMAVFTFSIAAWVFSPYSTIMKENHLMLFCFIMSFVFGRLTTKIILAHLTRQPFPWWTVMLYPLVGGAFLGNMPRFGLPQVSAQFELFYLWAYLLFSMVVYFRWAWLVVTSICNYLGINALTIPKEKQIANKAAQAANKLH; from the exons ATGACTGCAAGCGAGACACTTCCGCTTTACAACCCAACGGCCACCGACCCGGACGGTACGAATATGGCTCCTAATACGA AAAAGAACGTTGCCGAGTGCATCTCTGATGACGCACTGGTGCACTTCAAGTCATACAAGTACTCAAGCGTCGACCTGTCGCCAGTCTCGAAATACGTTCTTGGTCCTTTC TGGAATGCCTCTGTCAACCTCCTACCGCTATGGATTGCCCCCAACATGGTGACCCTCTTGGGTTTCTGCTTCATCCTGATAAACGTCGCTTTCTGCGCAATCTGGATGCCTGATCTCGTTGGGCCG GCTCCTTCATGGCTTTACTTCAGCTTTGCCTTTGGCCTGTTCATGTACCAAACGATGGATAACCTCGACGGAAAGCAAGCTCGACGAACTGGTACCTCAAGCGGCCTCGGCGAACTCTTCGATCACGGTATTGACTCTTTGAACTGCACACTCGCCAGTCTGCTCGAAACTGCCGCTATGGGTCTTGGTACCTCTCCAGCTGGCATCATTACCGCTCTGTGCCCATGCCTGCCCATGTTTTTCTCGACCTGGGAAACATACCATACGCATACTCTTTACCTCGGCGTTATCAACGGCCCTACAGAAGGCATACTTATTGCCTGTGCAATTATGATCATGTCTGGCATTTGGGGACCCGGCATCTGGACCATTCCTTTGGCTAATGGCATCAAGGATACTCTACCTGGTCTTGCTGAACTCCTTGGCGAGACCACTTTCCGAGATATCTGGATTGGCCTCATCATCGGCTCCCTCGTCTTTACACAGATCCCCTTCTGTGTGCTCAACGTTACCAAGGCTCGCAAGTCTAGAGGAGAGCCCATTCTTCCTGTCTTCTTTGAGTGGATTCCTATGGCCGTCTTCACTTTTTCGATCGCGGCTTGGGTCTTCTCCCCTTACAGTACCATCATGAAGGAGAACCACCTGATGCTtttctgcttcatcatgtcaTTCGTCTTTGGCCGCTTGACCACTAAGATTATTCTCGCCCATTTGACTCGCCAACCTTTCCCCTGGTGGACCGTTATGCTGTACCCTCTTGTTGGTGGCGCGTTCCTCGGCAACATGCCTCGATTTGGACTCCCTCAGGTCAGCGCCCAATTCGAGCTTTTCTACCTGTGGGCGtatcttctcttttccatgGTTGTTTATTTCCGCTGGGCCTGGCTCGTTGTTACCAGCATCTGCAACTACCTCGGTATCAATGCCCTCACCAtccccaaggagaagcagatcGCCAACAAGGCGGCACAGGCTGCCAACAAGCTACACTAA